GATAGTATTACCGTCGGAGACGAAGGTTATTGTACCCTGCTCATCCGTGCGTAAGTACGGGACGCCGAATTTCGCGAGCTTATCCAACGTTTCTTTATTCGGATGACCGTATTTATTGTCTTTACCGACAGAAATAATAGCGAATGAGGGTTTAACATATCCAAGCAGTGCTTCGCCGGTTGCGGTCTTAGAACCGTGATGACCCAATTTTAAAATATCGGCCTTAAGATTATCGCCGTCTAGCGATGCGAGATAATTTTCGACCGCTTGCGGTTCGTCGGCGGTCATAAGCACGCGAGTTTTGCCGTAAATCAATTCTGACACAATGGATTTATCATTAGTGTCACCGCCTTCTATGTATCTGTCGGGGAATAATATTCGCAACGTTGCTCCCCCGCCGAGGTCAACTACTTGCCCGCGTTTGGCGATAACGACCGGTATCTCCTCTGTCTTGGCAATTCGTTCAACGAGTTGTTCTTGTTTATTAAGAGAATTGCCGGGCGACACCATCAAGGCGCCGACATCATCGCGCGACAGCACGCTTGGCATACCGCCGGAATGGTCTAAGTCGGGGTGCGTCTCCATCACGAAGTCGATACGGCGATCATAGAATGGCAATTCATTGCCAAGCCTGCGCAAGACGATACTACCCGGGCCGGCATCGATGAGCGCATGATTCCCCACCGGTGACTCAATATATATAGAGTCGCCTTGGCCGACGTCTAGGAACGAGATAGTCAGTTTGCCTTGTCTTAACTCGTGGGATAATACATAAGCAAAGAAAAATACCGATACGCAAAGCCCGAGAAGAAAAGCTAGTTTAGCGTAGTGCTTTTTTGTGAAGAATTTCAGGTAATTTCCTTTCATACAATATCAAGCATAGCATGGCCAGATACCAGATAAGCATTAATGCCGTAGGCAATGAAGCGATTTGCAAATACGCGAACGGCAGATGAGCGGCGAGCGACACAACTCGTAAAACGTACAAAAGCAAAATGTGAGTCGGCACGAGCGCAATGAATGCGACCGGATATGCAATGAAGCCGAGCACGATCATTATTGCGCCCAAGAGCATTAATGTCGGGACGACAGGCAGGATAAGAATATTGGCGAGAAGCGAGATGAGAGACACTATCCCCGTCTTATATATAATGAGTGGCATTATCATAGCCTCGGCCGCAATTGTGCCCGTAAGAATTTCTTTGACTCCGTAGAGCGCTGGTGCGCGTACGAGCAAACGACCAACAACCGGCGAGAGCCAGATAATGCCGGCGGCAGCGAGGAAAGAGAGTTGGAATGAGAAATCATAAAGAGGCGTAAGCGGATTCCAAAGAGACATTAGCAGTGCCGTGACCACAAGTGCCGTGCCGGCATCATATGTCCTGCCTTCTTTTTGCGCGAGCAAAAGTATCACAGACATCACTGCCGCACGCACAGCCGAGGCAGAAAGCCCGGTCATAATGACGAACAAAACAATCATTACCCCGCTTAGGCCGAGGCCGATAGCCGTGGGTATACCGAAATATAAAATGACTGCTCCGATAGCATTCGCAATTATCGTAATGTTGTAACCCGATATGGCGACCACATGCGAGACGCCTGTCTGATTGAATTCGGCAAGTACCTCTTTGCCTATCGTCGTACGCGCACCGATCAAGATGCCGGCGACGAGCGACGACTCCGGCTCCGGCAGAAGTTCTGATATTTTATTTAGGAATGTATGCTTGATTCCGTAAAGAAAAGAAAATGCAGAATTGCCTGCACCGCTCTTTATTTTCGATACGCTCGCATATTTAAACTCATACTGAATACCGCGGAGTTTTAAGTATTCCTTCCAATAATCCGTCACGTTGGTCGCCTCAACTGCAGTTAAATTACCTTTTATGGAGATCAGATCACCGTAAGTAAATTCCTGCGGGCCGTTTAATGTCACCACGGCCTCTTTATTTTTAAACATAGAGTCGTCAGTAAACTTAAGCGTTAGCCGCATACCGGTGTCTTGCTCTACCGGTTCGTCATTAACTACTGCCTGTATATTCACACTTTGCGCCGGTAGAAGTGCGGGTTGATTCACCTGCCAGAATTCATAACGAAAGATACCGAGACTTGTGGCGATTAGAAATACTGCGGTAATAAGCACTGCTCGTTCGCGCGATACGAACGGTAATATGAGCGCAAGCAGAAGCAAGAAAATCCCCACAGACCAGCCGAGCGCGAGAAAATAGGCAACAAAAATACCTGCGACGAATCCGACGCAGGCAGTGTAAACGTAAACACGCATAGCCTACGCCTTATGATTATCAATAGCCTCGTTCGAGAGCCGGTCGGCTTCTTTATTCTTTTCGCGCGGGACGTGGGTAAAGGTAATGTGCGGAAAGTGGCTGGCAATCGTCATCACGCGGTCGAACTGTTCACGCAAGACCGGATGCTTCACGCGATAGAGCCCATTCAACTGCCGCACAGCGAGCTCGGAGTCCATCCGCACATCCAGGTGCGTATCCTTCGCCGCAGCGCCTACGATCTTCTTAGCTTCAGTCAGCCCCAGAATAATAGCCTGATATTCGGCAAAATTATTCGTCTGGTTACCAAGATATTCTGTGCATTCTTTAAGTACCTTCCCGTCAGCATCAGTAATATAAGCCCCCGCCCCGGCAACGGCTTTATCTTTCACTTGATTATTCCGCGAAGCCCCGTCGGTATAGATAATTAACTTTTGCACGACCATCAAACTTATTGTATCCTCGAAGAATCGTAGGCCGTGCGTACCTCAGTGCGGAGCCATGTTTTAGCATCTGTGTAACTAGCGAAAACCGCCTCCTTTTGTGCGGTGCGCAACAGTTCACCGACTGGGCCATCAGGAAGTTCACCCTTAAAATCAACCACACAGTTATAGCCAGAAGTATGATCGGCACCCTTAACAATACGATATTCAACGTTTACTCCTTTAAGGATTGGATGAATTTCTGCGGCAGCATCATCAACGAACTCAGGCGCCACTCCGCCTTCCTTCGCCTTTTGTCGAGTAAGTTCTGCAAATCGCTCCGAAGAACCCGTGGGCAGTCTGTTTGCCTGCAAGGAATCCTGAATCTCAATGTCTTGCGCTTTTTCCTCTTCGTGGGTACCTGGTACTGATTCGCTCATTTTATTGTTGTTTACTAAATAATGTTGTCATTATATCCTTCACGCGACATTTTGCAATCCACGCCCCTTATTCCACAAGACCGCCTTGTGCATAGGCCCAATCTACAATTCTAAGCCGTAACTCGTGCGGGTATTTGAAGGTGGATTTTTCTAGCGTTACTTGTAGATCAAGCTTCGTATCTAGTTTGATATTTTTGAACTCGTCATAGGTGAAGAACTTAATAGCGCCTATACTACTGCGTGACTTTTTGAGAATTAATTCTGTATGTATCCCTTCTTTGCCGAAGAATCTTACTTCGCTCACCTCGACATTCTTTAAACTGAATACCGGCTTCTCGTTACCAACACCGAACGGCGCGAATTGATCTACCTCTCTGTACATTTCCCAGGTTATGTCATTAACGTCAATCTCTATATATTCTGATTTTTCTATTTGAGCCTTATTATAGAGAGTTGAACTCTCTAAGTTAAG
Above is a window of Candidatus Paceibacterota bacterium DNA encoding:
- a CDS encoding MBL fold metallo-hydrolase; protein product: MKGNYLKFFTKKHYAKLAFLLGLCVSVFFFAYVLSHELRQGKLTISFLDVGQGDSIYIESPVGNHALIDAGPGSIVLRRLGNELPFYDRRIDFVMETHPDLDHSGGMPSVLSRDDVGALMVSPGNSLNKQEQLVERIAKTEEIPVVIAKRGQVVDLGGGATLRILFPDRYIEGGDTNDKSIVSELIYGKTRVLMTADEPQAVENYLASLDGDNLKADILKLGHHGSKTATGEALLGYVKPSFAIISVGKDNKYGHPNKETLDKLAKFGVPYLRTDEQGTITFVSDGNTIAQKK
- a CDS encoding ribonuclease HI family protein; the protein is MVVQKLIIYTDGASRNNQVKDKAVAGAGAYITDADGKVLKECTEYLGNQTNNFAEYQAIILGLTEAKKIVGAAAKDTHLDVRMDSELAVRQLNGLYRVKHPVLREQFDRVMTIASHFPHITFTHVPREKNKEADRLSNEAIDNHKA
- a CDS encoding ComEC/Rec2 family competence protein; the protein is MRVYVYTACVGFVAGIFVAYFLALGWSVGIFLLLLALILPFVSRERAVLITAVFLIATSLGIFRYEFWQVNQPALLPAQSVNIQAVVNDEPVEQDTGMRLTLKFTDDSMFKNKEAVVTLNGPQEFTYGDLISIKGNLTAVEATNVTDYWKEYLKLRGIQYEFKYASVSKIKSGAGNSAFSFLYGIKHTFLNKISELLPEPESSLVAGILIGARTTIGKEVLAEFNQTGVSHVVAISGYNITIIANAIGAVILYFGIPTAIGLGLSGVMIVLFVIMTGLSASAVRAAVMSVILLLAQKEGRTYDAGTALVVTALLMSLWNPLTPLYDFSFQLSFLAAAGIIWLSPVVGRLLVRAPALYGVKEILTGTIAAEAMIMPLIIYKTGIVSLISLLANILILPVVPTLMLLGAIMIVLGFIAYPVAFIALVPTHILLLYVLRVVSLAAHLPFAYLQIASLPTALMLIWYLAMLCLILYERKLPEILHKKALR